DNA sequence from the Flavobacterium lipolyticum genome:
CGGCAACCTTATTTATTAAAGAGAATAAAAGAAAATTTATTGAATCTGAATTTACCTATGAACAATTATTAACTGAATATAAAAAACTGTAAATTATGAATAAGTTTATTACTGCTGTGACTCTGTTTTTGTTTAATCTGCTGCTTTCTCAGGCTCAGAGTACAACCCTTAAAGCCGGCGAAACGGCTCCGGATTTTAAATTGAAAAACGTAGACGGAAAAGAAGTTTCCTTTGCCAGTTTTCCAAAAGCAAAAGGATACATCGTTGTTTTTACCTGTAATACGTGCCCTTATGCGGTAGCGTACGAGCAAAGAATAATTGAATTGGACAAAAAGTTCAAAGCTCAGGGTTATCCGGTAATTGCCATCAATCCAAATGATCCTGAAGCTTCTAAGGCGGATTCTTTTGATAAAATGCAGGAATTGGCAAAAGATAAAAAATATCCGTTTCCTTATTTATTTGATGCCGGACAAAAAGTTACCGATCAGTATGGGGCAAAACGTACACCGCATCTTTTTATCGTTTCTAAAACCGATAAAGGAAATGTGGTAGAATATGTAGGAGCAATTGACAGCGATCCGGAAGGAACTAAAACCGAAAAAACAAAGTATGCTGAAGAGGTGATCGCAGCATTAAAAAGCAATAAAAAACCTGCCGTTACACAAACTAAAGAAATTGGCTGTACGGTAAAAAGAAAAGCAAAAGCTTAATTTTCAAGGATTTCACACTCATAAAAAAAAATATCTCAGCAATGAGGTATTTTTTTTATGGTATTTTTAAAGTAGAAGTTTTTTATTAAAAACGCTATATTATCTCCTGTTTGCCCACGCCCTTTCAGGGCTATTTGTAGCATTAGTTTAGATCATAGTGCGTTGCACTATGTTGGTGCTTTTGAGCTTTCAGCCCATTTTAACAGTTTCGAGTGTTTATATTAGAATGA
Encoded proteins:
- a CDS encoding thioredoxin family protein, which gives rise to MNKFITAVTLFLFNLLLSQAQSTTLKAGETAPDFKLKNVDGKEVSFASFPKAKGYIVVFTCNTCPYAVAYEQRIIELDKKFKAQGYPVIAINPNDPEASKADSFDKMQELAKDKKYPFPYLFDAGQKVTDQYGAKRTPHLFIVSKTDKGNVVEYVGAIDSDPEGTKTEKTKYAEEVIAALKSNKKPAVTQTKEIGCTVKRKAKA